The following coding sequences lie in one Arthrobacter sp. SLBN-122 genomic window:
- a CDS encoding HAD-IA family hydrolase: protein MIGSPTAAAARPPFDAVIFDLDGVVTNTALVHQAAWKDAFQRILHDPRVPAGANRAPLSRADYLTFIDGMPREEGLVRFLAARGVQVEKGQETDEAGAWTGFGLGAWKNELFLQHVRADGVQSYPGTLELLRRLKEAAVPAAVVTSSRNAGVVLEAAGIQDLFRAVMDGTTAARLGLRGKPAPDIFLEAASRLGVAPPHAVVVEDSTAGVEAARQGGFGLVVGIDRTRNRRQLEAAGADTVLNDVGELDLGQVIGNAWHLVYEGFDVAHEGHREALTTLGNGYLGVRGAAPEGGNFSYAGMYLAGVYNRVQVTAAGETLLEEHMVNAPDCLPLDLRLAGQQWWSEGGMSPIRERRVLDLKRAVLERRLLLESADHRRLEVVQTRFVSMAEPHLLVLATVITALGWSGEVEVRSGVNAGVRNANLPEPAQGSDLHLADRTASRRSSPGRLQDAASVVEVETTQSLIRIAAAFRTYVAGKAAAVKDGRKGAFHFQTLLLPLAAGTAVRITKTVAVVTSRDRAISSPETGARAVLERTGGDFDSLLAAHEEAWRRELRPFMVEIDAPVQVRLVLNLHIFHLLQTLTQHTAELDAGVTARGLHGEGYRGHVFWDELFVLPVLTSRTPEVARSVIDYRWRRLPAARHAAAREGLAGAKFPWQSASDGTEETPKWLYNDRSGRWVKDHSHLQVHSGLAVAFNAWQYFQATGNKIWLLQKGAELVIEVARFFRSLADYDEQGGRYHLRGVVGPDEYHTGYPGSDSPGLDDNAYTNVMAAWVCSQAGEIMDLLHGSERAVLMERLNITEEEASGWSHMGTAMYVPFHEDGVISQFEGYGTLKELDWEHYRDAYGDIERLDLILEAENDTTNCYKLAKQADVLMLPYLLGHEGLATILQRLQYAFTQEQLNTTIEYYLARTAHGSTLSRVAHASVLAGLDADRAWDSFREALDADLDDTQHGTTRAGIHLGAMAGSIDVVQRSFAGLRFSGDTILFTPNLPTGLRAVAFEVLYRGHRLRVHLKGGDMSIASAPGDAGPIKVQVRGIDEELPPGQTRHFTLPARASEVVVP, encoded by the coding sequence ATGATCGGGTCTCCCACCGCCGCTGCTGCCAGGCCACCCTTTGATGCCGTCATTTTCGACCTGGACGGGGTGGTCACCAACACGGCGCTGGTCCATCAAGCTGCCTGGAAGGATGCGTTCCAGCGGATCCTGCACGACCCCAGGGTCCCGGCAGGCGCCAACCGTGCCCCGCTCAGCAGGGCGGACTACCTCACCTTCATTGACGGTATGCCTCGCGAGGAGGGGTTGGTGCGGTTCCTGGCCGCCAGGGGAGTGCAGGTTGAAAAGGGACAGGAGACGGATGAGGCGGGCGCCTGGACCGGGTTCGGCCTGGGCGCATGGAAGAACGAGCTGTTCCTGCAGCACGTGCGGGCCGACGGCGTCCAGAGTTACCCCGGCACCCTTGAATTGCTGCGGAGGCTCAAAGAGGCGGCAGTGCCTGCGGCGGTGGTCACTTCGAGCCGCAACGCCGGGGTGGTCCTGGAAGCGGCGGGCATCCAGGATCTCTTTCGGGCAGTGATGGACGGAACGACGGCGGCACGGCTGGGCCTGCGCGGAAAGCCGGCGCCGGACATCTTTCTTGAGGCCGCATCGCGGCTGGGCGTGGCCCCGCCGCACGCCGTGGTGGTCGAGGACTCCACGGCCGGGGTTGAGGCAGCCCGGCAAGGAGGCTTCGGCCTCGTGGTCGGAATCGACAGGACTCGCAACCGCCGGCAACTGGAGGCGGCCGGCGCCGACACTGTCCTCAACGATGTGGGGGAGCTGGACCTGGGACAGGTCATCGGCAACGCCTGGCACCTGGTCTATGAAGGCTTCGACGTCGCACACGAGGGCCACCGGGAGGCGCTCACCACCCTGGGCAACGGCTATCTGGGCGTTCGGGGGGCGGCGCCCGAAGGCGGCAACTTCAGCTACGCGGGAATGTACCTCGCGGGCGTCTACAACCGTGTCCAGGTGACGGCGGCCGGCGAGACGCTGCTGGAAGAGCACATGGTCAACGCACCCGACTGCCTCCCGCTCGATCTGCGCCTGGCCGGCCAGCAGTGGTGGTCGGAAGGCGGAATGAGCCCCATCCGTGAGCGCAGGGTCCTGGACCTCAAGCGGGCAGTGCTCGAGCGGCGGCTGCTGCTGGAGAGTGCCGACCACCGCCGCCTGGAAGTGGTGCAGACCCGCTTTGTTTCCATGGCCGAACCCCATCTGCTGGTCCTGGCGACGGTGATCACCGCCCTGGGCTGGAGCGGCGAGGTGGAAGTCCGCAGCGGGGTTAACGCCGGCGTCCGCAACGCAAACCTGCCCGAACCCGCCCAAGGCTCCGACCTCCACCTGGCTGACAGGACAGCCTCCCGCCGCTCCAGCCCAGGGCGCCTCCAGGACGCTGCTTCCGTCGTCGAAGTGGAAACCACCCAGAGCCTCATCCGGATCGCCGCAGCCTTTCGAACTTACGTCGCTGGGAAGGCAGCGGCAGTGAAGGACGGCAGGAAAGGAGCTTTCCATTTCCAAACTCTTCTGCTGCCGCTTGCTGCCGGCACCGCAGTGCGGATCACCAAGACGGTGGCGGTAGTGACGTCCCGTGACCGCGCCATCTCCTCTCCGGAGACGGGAGCCCGTGCTGTCCTGGAGCGTACGGGTGGTGACTTTGACTCTCTGCTGGCGGCGCACGAGGAGGCCTGGCGCCGCGAGCTGCGTCCGTTCATGGTGGAAATTGATGCCCCGGTCCAGGTGCGCCTGGTCCTGAACCTGCATATCTTCCATCTGCTTCAGACGTTGACACAGCACACAGCCGAGCTGGATGCCGGCGTGACCGCGCGCGGGCTCCACGGCGAGGGGTACCGTGGCCACGTCTTTTGGGATGAGCTGTTTGTCCTGCCGGTACTGACCTCAAGGACGCCTGAGGTTGCCAGGTCCGTGATCGATTACAGGTGGCGGCGGCTTCCCGCCGCCCGGCATGCAGCGGCACGTGAAGGCCTGGCAGGGGCGAAGTTTCCTTGGCAAAGCGCCAGCGACGGAACCGAGGAAACGCCAAAATGGTTGTACAACGACAGGTCCGGCAGGTGGGTCAAGGACCACTCACACCTGCAGGTGCACTCGGGACTGGCCGTCGCCTTCAATGCCTGGCAGTATTTCCAGGCCACAGGGAACAAGATCTGGCTCCTCCAGAAGGGGGCTGAACTGGTGATCGAGGTTGCCCGGTTCTTCCGTTCACTGGCGGACTACGACGAGCAGGGCGGCCGGTACCACCTGCGGGGCGTGGTGGGACCGGACGAGTACCACACCGGCTACCCCGGCAGCGACTCACCTGGCCTGGACGACAACGCCTACACCAATGTCATGGCTGCCTGGGTCTGCTCCCAGGCAGGGGAGATCATGGACTTACTGCACGGCAGCGAGCGTGCCGTGCTGATGGAGCGGCTTAACATCACGGAAGAGGAAGCCTCGGGGTGGTCGCACATGGGAACGGCGATGTACGTCCCATTTCACGAGGACGGCGTCATCAGCCAGTTCGAGGGCTACGGGACGTTGAAGGAACTTGACTGGGAGCATTACCGGGACGCGTACGGCGATATTGAGCGGCTGGACCTCATCCTCGAAGCCGAAAATGACACAACCAACTGCTACAAGCTGGCAAAGCAGGCAGATGTCCTGATGCTCCCATACCTGCTGGGGCATGAAGGGCTGGCCACCATCCTTCAGCGGTTGCAGTATGCATTCACGCAGGAACAACTCAACACCACCATCGAGTACTACCTGGCCAGGACCGCGCACGGGTCCACCCTGAGCAGGGTTGCCCACGCATCCGTCCTTGCAGGCCTGGATGCGGACCGGGCGTGGGACAGTTTCCGTGAAGCGCTCGACGCCGATCTTGACGATACCCAGCATGGCACCACACGCGCCGGTATCCATTTGGGTGCAATGGCAGGAAGCATCGACGTGGTTCAGCGCAGCTTTGCGGGGCTGCGGTTCAGCGGCGACACCATCCTGTTCACCCCTAATCTCCCGACGGGGCTGCGCGCCGTCGCTTTTGAGGTCCTGTACCGGGGGCACCGCCTCCGCGTGCACCTCAAGGGCGGGGACATGAGCATCGCCTCTGCCCCCGGCGACGCCGGACCGATAAAGGTGCAGGTGCGGGGTATCGATGAGGAACTTCCTCCCGGCCAGACGCGGCATTTTACGTTGCCTGCCAGGGCCTCGGAGGTGGTGGTGCCGTGA
- the smpB gene encoding SsrA-binding protein SmpB, which yields MPKESGRKVVATNRKARHDYHVLDTYEAGIALMGTEVKSLREGHASMVDGFCTFYNDELWMEAIHIPEYNQGSWTNHAARRRRKLLLHREELIKISRKVQEAGYTIVPLQLYFVDGKAKVEIAVARGKREYDKRQTLREQQDNREAQREMRERNRRR from the coding sequence GTGCCTAAAGAAAGTGGCCGTAAGGTGGTGGCCACCAACCGCAAGGCCCGGCACGACTATCACGTGCTGGACACTTACGAGGCCGGCATCGCGCTGATGGGCACCGAAGTGAAGTCCCTGCGCGAGGGCCACGCCTCCATGGTGGACGGATTCTGTACGTTCTATAACGACGAGTTGTGGATGGAAGCCATCCACATTCCCGAGTACAACCAGGGCAGCTGGACCAACCACGCGGCCCGCCGCCGCCGCAAGCTGCTCCTGCACCGGGAAGAGCTGATCAAGATCTCCCGGAAAGTCCAGGAAGCCGGCTACACCATCGTGCCGCTGCAGCTGTACTTTGTGGACGGCAAGGCAAAGGTGGAAATTGCCGTAGCACGCGGTAAGCGCGAGTACGACAAGCGCCAGACCCTGCGGGAGCAACAGGACAACCGCGAAGCCCAGCGGGAGATGCGCGAACGCAACCGGCGGCGCTAG
- a CDS encoding ATP-dependent 6-phosphofructokinase produces MKRLGILTSGGDCPGVNAVIRGAVLGGDIAHGYEFLGFKDGWRGVLEQDVFPLPRTSVRGISRLGGTILGTSRTNPLVGGGIEGVRACLRNNELEGLIAIGGEGTLAAARELCAQGINVVGVPKTIDNDLGATDYTFGFDSAVQTATEAIDRLRTTGESHHRCMVAEVMGRNAGWIALHSGMASGAHAILIPEHPVSLDQVCSWVLSARDRGRAPLVVVAEAFAPEGHAAPYAPRGLDTFGRPRLGGIGLLLEGELQIRTGIETRATVLGHIQRGGEPTAFDRVLATRLGLAAVESAAAGRWGTMVSLRGTDIVNVGLDEALGELKVVPEARYQEAAVLFG; encoded by the coding sequence GTGAAGCGGCTGGGGATCCTTACCAGTGGTGGTGACTGCCCGGGGGTGAACGCCGTAATCCGGGGAGCGGTACTGGGCGGGGACATTGCGCATGGCTACGAATTCCTGGGGTTCAAGGACGGGTGGCGGGGCGTCCTGGAGCAGGATGTTTTTCCGCTGCCCCGGACGAGCGTCCGCGGGATTTCGCGCCTGGGCGGTACCATTCTGGGCACGTCGCGGACCAATCCGCTGGTGGGTGGCGGCATCGAGGGCGTCCGTGCCTGCCTGCGGAACAACGAACTCGAGGGCCTGATTGCCATTGGAGGAGAAGGCACGCTGGCGGCGGCCCGGGAGCTGTGCGCCCAGGGCATCAACGTGGTGGGGGTGCCCAAGACCATCGATAACGACCTCGGCGCCACGGACTACACATTCGGCTTCGATTCTGCGGTCCAGACTGCCACCGAGGCCATTGACCGGCTGAGGACTACCGGTGAATCGCACCACCGCTGCATGGTGGCCGAAGTCATGGGCCGCAACGCGGGCTGGATCGCACTGCATTCCGGGATGGCTTCAGGCGCGCACGCCATCCTGATACCTGAACATCCAGTGTCCCTGGACCAGGTCTGTTCCTGGGTGCTGTCAGCGCGTGACCGCGGCAGGGCACCCCTTGTGGTGGTGGCCGAGGCCTTTGCCCCCGAGGGGCACGCGGCACCGTACGCGCCCCGCGGCCTGGACACTTTCGGGCGGCCGCGCCTCGGCGGCATCGGGTTGCTCCTGGAAGGAGAACTGCAGATACGGACCGGCATCGAGACGCGGGCCACCGTCCTGGGCCACATCCAGCGTGGCGGTGAACCCACAGCCTTCGACCGCGTCCTTGCCACCAGGCTTGGCCTCGCCGCCGTCGAATCCGCCGCGGCCGGCAGGTGGGGCACCATGGTGTCCCTGCGGGGCACGGACATCGTCAACGTCGGACTGGACGAAGCGCTGGGAGAACTGAAGGTGGTCCCGGAAGCCCGGTACCAGGAGGCCGCCGTCCTGTTCGGTTAA
- the ftsE gene encoding cell division ATP-binding protein FtsE produces MIRFENVTKVYDQKARPALDSINLEIDRGEFAFLVGASGSGKSTFLRLVLKEDRATSGAVYVAGQNVAKISSWRVPRLRRGIGVVFQDFRLLPQKNVFANVAFAMQVIGKSRSVIRDTVPEVLKTVGLEGKEHRMPHELSGGEQQRVAIARAVVNRPGILLADEPTGNLDPTTSMGIMGVLDKINQNGTTVVMATHDDDIVNEMRKRVVELRNGVVIRDEAKALYTSMIPVVGQSRRLKDASGREGPDGGLPGNGAEGEAQR; encoded by the coding sequence ATGATCCGATTCGAAAATGTCACCAAGGTTTACGACCAGAAAGCCCGCCCGGCACTGGACTCCATCAACCTTGAGATTGACCGCGGCGAATTCGCCTTCCTCGTGGGCGCGTCCGGCTCCGGAAAGTCCACCTTCCTCCGCCTTGTGCTGAAGGAAGACCGCGCCACGTCCGGCGCTGTCTACGTCGCCGGCCAGAACGTCGCCAAGATCTCCAGCTGGCGGGTTCCGCGCCTTCGCCGGGGGATCGGCGTCGTCTTCCAGGACTTCCGCCTCCTGCCGCAGAAAAATGTGTTCGCCAACGTAGCCTTCGCCATGCAGGTGATCGGCAAGAGCCGGAGCGTCATCCGCGACACGGTCCCGGAAGTCCTCAAGACCGTGGGCCTGGAAGGCAAGGAACACCGCATGCCGCACGAGCTCTCCGGCGGCGAGCAGCAGCGCGTGGCGATCGCCCGTGCCGTGGTCAACCGGCCCGGGATCCTCCTCGCGGACGAACCCACCGGAAACCTGGACCCCACAACGTCCATGGGCATCATGGGCGTGCTGGACAAGATCAACCAGAACGGAACCACCGTGGTGATGGCCACGCACGACGACGACATCGTCAACGAGATGCGCAAACGGGTGGTCGAACTCAGGAACGGCGTGGTGATCCGCGACGAAGCCAAGGCCTTGTACACGTCGATGATCCCCGTCGTCGGCCAGTCCAGGCGGCTGAAGGACGCCAGCGGCAGGGAAGGGCCCGACGGCGGTCTGCCGGGCAACGGCGCTGAAGGCGAGGCCCAGCGGTGA
- a CDS encoding pyridoxamine 5'-phosphate oxidase family protein — translation MTEKTNVPVPEILDADECWNLLSQTGVGRLAVIADGHPDVFPVNYKVDGRTLVFRTGGGTKHQALQSEATVALEADAVSSQFGLAWSVVVKGTAAEATPTGPDLDDVRRALFPWQGVGQEHLIRITPESITGRRFTVDAPLLWQTPLDDATRAGFE, via the coding sequence ATGACTGAGAAAACGAACGTGCCTGTACCGGAAATCCTTGATGCGGACGAGTGCTGGAACCTCCTTTCCCAAACAGGGGTGGGGCGCCTTGCAGTCATCGCCGATGGGCATCCGGATGTCTTTCCCGTTAATTACAAGGTGGACGGCCGCACGCTGGTATTCCGCACCGGCGGGGGCACCAAGCACCAGGCCCTGCAGTCGGAGGCCACCGTGGCCCTGGAAGCGGATGCGGTGAGTTCCCAGTTTGGCCTCGCCTGGAGCGTGGTGGTCAAAGGAACTGCAGCTGAGGCGACGCCTACCGGCCCTGACCTGGATGACGTCCGGCGGGCACTGTTTCCGTGGCAGGGCGTGGGGCAGGAACATTTAATCCGCATCACTCCGGAGTCGATAACGGGCAGGCGCTTCACCGTGGACGCGCCACTGCTGTGGCAGACCCCGCTGGATGACGCAACCCGCGCCGGTTTCGAGTAA
- a CDS encoding zinc-dependent alcohol dehydrogenase family protein, which translates to MRAWWVNGPGPISTRPLVQGLRDTPTPAAHELLVEVTVCGICRTDLHLAEGDLAPHRPHTVPGHEAVGTVVETGAACSRFRTGDRVGVAWLGGVCGRCDYCRRGDENLCLSPLFTGWDRDGGYAEYLTVSEDFAYPLPPGFPDEQAAPLLCSGIIGYRALKRAALPVGGRLGIYGFGSSAHITAQLALKQGASVFVMTRSENARRLALELGADYVGEAYDQPPVPLDSAILFAPVGDLVPAALRALDRGGTLAIAGIHLTDIPALNYGRELFFERQLRSVTANTRADGREFLALAARLSLALTTTAYPFEAADQALDDLAADRITGSAVLRVRPER; encoded by the coding sequence GTGCGCGCCTGGTGGGTAAACGGGCCGGGCCCCATCTCCACCCGCCCACTGGTTCAGGGACTTCGTGACACTCCCACGCCTGCCGCCCACGAACTGCTGGTTGAAGTGACTGTTTGCGGCATTTGCCGTACCGACCTCCACCTCGCAGAAGGAGACCTGGCTCCGCACCGCCCGCACACGGTGCCCGGGCATGAGGCAGTCGGCACCGTTGTTGAAACAGGGGCCGCCTGCTCCCGTTTCAGGACGGGTGACAGGGTGGGCGTGGCTTGGCTTGGCGGCGTCTGCGGCAGATGCGATTACTGCCGGCGCGGTGACGAAAATCTTTGCCTGTCGCCCCTCTTCACGGGTTGGGACCGGGATGGCGGCTATGCCGAGTATCTGACAGTTTCGGAGGACTTTGCCTACCCGCTGCCTCCTGGATTCCCGGACGAACAGGCTGCGCCACTCCTGTGTTCGGGCATCATCGGTTATCGGGCCCTGAAGCGCGCCGCCCTCCCCGTGGGTGGCCGCCTGGGTATTTACGGCTTTGGGAGCTCAGCCCACATCACTGCCCAGCTGGCGCTCAAACAGGGTGCCTCCGTATTTGTCATGACCCGGTCTGAAAATGCGCGGCGGCTCGCGCTGGAGCTGGGGGCGGACTATGTTGGGGAGGCATATGACCAGCCGCCGGTACCGCTCGATTCCGCCATCCTTTTTGCACCGGTGGGGGACCTTGTCCCGGCCGCGCTTCGTGCCCTGGACCGTGGCGGGACCCTGGCCATCGCCGGAATCCATCTGACTGACATCCCGGCGCTTAATTATGGCAGGGAGCTCTTTTTCGAACGGCAGCTGCGGAGCGTCACCGCCAATACCCGGGCCGATGGACGTGAGTTCCTGGCCCTCGCGGCCAGGCTTTCCCTGGCCCTTACCACTACGGCGTACCCGTTCGAGGCTGCGGACCAGGCACTGGATGACCTGGCGGCCGACAGGATCACTGGTTCGGCGGTCCTGCGGGTCCGGCCGGAACGCTAG
- the ftsX gene encoding permease-like cell division protein FtsX: MRLAFILSEIGSGLRRNLSMVVSVILVTFVSLTFVGAAGMLQMQINQMKGYWYDKVQVAIFLCSEGSTAPGCASGPVTPEQQQGLNALLESPAVAQYINDFQFESKDEAYKHFKDQFSNSPIVDSVTPDQLPASFRINMKDPEKYQIISETFSSQPGVETVIDQRQLLERLFSVMNGASLVAVGIAGVMIVCAILLIATTIRLSAFSRRRETGIMRLVGASKTVIQLPFILEGVIAAVIGAALASGTLWAVAQFFLGDYMSRQYPDTAFISSSQTLILVPALLILGGSLAGISSLLTLRRYLRV, translated from the coding sequence GTGAGGCTGGCATTCATCCTTTCGGAGATCGGCAGCGGCCTGCGCCGCAACCTTTCCATGGTGGTCTCGGTCATCCTGGTGACCTTCGTGTCCCTCACCTTCGTGGGTGCGGCCGGGATGCTGCAGATGCAGATCAACCAGATGAAGGGCTACTGGTACGACAAGGTCCAGGTGGCCATCTTCCTGTGCAGTGAAGGTTCGACGGCGCCCGGCTGCGCTTCCGGGCCGGTCACCCCTGAACAACAACAGGGCCTGAACGCCCTCCTTGAATCTCCGGCAGTAGCGCAGTACATCAACGACTTCCAGTTCGAGTCCAAGGATGAGGCCTACAAGCACTTCAAGGACCAGTTCTCAAACTCGCCGATCGTCGATTCCGTGACGCCGGACCAGCTGCCTGCATCGTTCCGGATCAACATGAAGGACCCGGAGAAGTACCAGATCATCAGCGAGACGTTCTCCTCGCAGCCGGGCGTGGAAACGGTGATCGACCAGCGGCAGCTGCTCGAACGCCTCTTCTCGGTGATGAACGGGGCCTCCCTGGTGGCGGTCGGCATCGCGGGTGTCATGATCGTCTGCGCCATCCTGCTGATTGCCACCACCATCAGGCTCTCGGCGTTCAGCCGGCGGCGCGAGACCGGGATCATGCGTCTGGTGGGTGCCTCGAAGACTGTGATCCAGCTGCCGTTCATCCTGGAAGGCGTCATAGCAGCCGTCATCGGCGCTGCCCTCGCCTCGGGCACCCTGTGGGCAGTAGCGCAATTCTTCCTGGGCGACTACATGTCCCGGCAGTACCCGGACACAGCCTTCATTTCATCCAGCCAGACCCTGATCCTCGTTCCGGCGCTGCTGATCCTTGGCGGATCCTTGGCAGGAATTTCGTCTCTCTTGACCTTACGTAGATATTTGCGCGTTTAG
- a CDS encoding pyridoxamine 5'-phosphate oxidase family protein encodes MHNDPQTPTEVLDPGTCWDLLRSVSVGHLAVLVNGYPEVFPVNYKVDQQSLVFRTGEGTKLRAAGGPLAVALEADGHDDAKAWSVLVKGKAVILEPSEELLTGAALTLFPWQAGEKDHYVRIEPTSITGRRFTITSPLTWWNHVGRASRPDKA; translated from the coding sequence ATGCACAACGACCCGCAAACGCCCACGGAAGTCCTGGATCCCGGCACGTGCTGGGACCTCCTGCGCAGTGTGTCCGTTGGCCACCTGGCAGTACTGGTGAACGGGTACCCGGAGGTCTTTCCCGTGAACTACAAGGTTGACCAGCAGTCCCTGGTCTTCCGCACAGGCGAAGGAACCAAACTGCGGGCAGCCGGGGGACCGCTGGCCGTCGCCCTCGAAGCCGACGGCCACGATGACGCCAAAGCATGGAGCGTCCTGGTCAAGGGCAAGGCCGTCATCCTGGAGCCCTCGGAGGAACTGCTGACCGGGGCCGCGCTGACGCTCTTTCCCTGGCAAGCCGGTGAAAAGGACCACTACGTCCGGATCGAGCCCACCTCAATAACCGGCAGGCGCTTCACCATCACCTCGCCCCTGACATGGTGGAACCACGTGGGGCGGGCATCCCGTCCGGACAAAGCGTAG
- a CDS encoding M23 family metallopeptidase, with amino-acid sequence MNLTDQNLPRPRRSRGRSAAGRLGIVSGVLTVILSAGMALATPVAFADDLEDRKAALEAEAARVQASLEFVDSRIAKAAGDLVIYQGQLPGAQQALLEAQGRVAGAVKEVEALSARVDMAQQNKAKITQQLETDKQKIADTKKLIGQIATQAYKSGGVPSNLSLFFGSNSGSSLTETMDLADQAMRSQNAAMDKLSQQNATNVNSQARLQAVEAEIKDLKAKADAALEREKAARDEAAAKKAQVDQLIADTTRLDAELQAAKPGIQAQLAGVQANQNQVANEIAERDRRAREAWEAEQRRQAAAAAAAAAAAAAAANRPAPPAPPYVPPAAGSPSAFGLRHPFDGSIPITSGFGYRTTPPGTIDFYGTGGYMHTGIDFGAACGTPVYAAAAGEVFSSGWNSADGGGWRVKIDHGLAQGNTLTTIYYHNSSIVVSNGQRVSQGQLIAYSGSTGNSTGCHAHFETWLNGAAVDPMGLL; translated from the coding sequence ATGAACCTGACTGATCAAAACTTGCCCCGCCCCCGGCGCAGCCGAGGGCGGTCTGCTGCCGGCCGTCTGGGGATCGTCAGCGGCGTGCTCACCGTCATCCTTTCAGCCGGGATGGCCCTCGCCACTCCTGTCGCGTTCGCAGACGACCTCGAAGACCGCAAGGCCGCGCTCGAGGCCGAAGCTGCCCGCGTCCAGGCATCCCTTGAATTTGTCGATTCCCGGATCGCGAAGGCTGCCGGTGACCTGGTGATCTACCAGGGCCAATTGCCCGGCGCCCAGCAGGCACTCCTGGAGGCGCAGGGGCGCGTAGCCGGCGCCGTCAAGGAAGTCGAAGCACTGTCGGCCCGTGTGGACATGGCCCAGCAGAACAAGGCCAAGATTACCCAGCAGCTGGAAACGGACAAGCAGAAGATCGCCGACACCAAGAAGTTGATCGGCCAGATCGCTACCCAGGCCTACAAATCCGGCGGCGTTCCCTCCAACCTGTCGCTTTTCTTCGGATCCAACAGTGGCAGCAGCCTGACCGAAACCATGGACCTCGCGGACCAGGCTATGCGCAGCCAGAACGCTGCCATGGACAAGCTCAGCCAGCAGAACGCCACCAACGTCAACTCGCAGGCACGGCTTCAGGCCGTGGAAGCCGAGATCAAGGACCTCAAGGCCAAAGCCGACGCTGCCCTGGAGCGGGAGAAGGCCGCACGCGACGAGGCTGCCGCAAAGAAGGCCCAGGTTGACCAGCTGATCGCGGATACCACCCGCCTTGACGCTGAGCTCCAGGCGGCCAAGCCCGGCATCCAGGCGCAACTGGCCGGTGTCCAGGCCAACCAGAACCAGGTGGCGAACGAAATCGCCGAACGTGACCGCAGGGCCCGCGAGGCGTGGGAAGCCGAACAGCGCAGGCAGGCCGCGGCTGCGGCTGCTGCGGCAGCTGCTGCGGCCGCCGCCGCGAACCGCCCGGCCCCGCCGGCCCCGCCGTACGTCCCGCCCGCTGCCGGATCGCCGTCGGCCTTTGGCCTGCGCCATCCTTTCGACGGCAGCATCCCCATCACCTCCGGTTTTGGGTACCGCACCACTCCGCCGGGAACCATCGACTTCTACGGCACCGGTGGATACATGCACACCGGAATCGACTTTGGTGCTGCCTGCGGCACTCCCGTGTACGCTGCAGCTGCCGGTGAAGTATTCAGCTCAGGCTGGAACTCTGCCGACGGCGGCGGCTGGCGCGTCAAGATCGACCACGGGCTGGCACAGGGCAACACGCTCACCACCATCTATTACCACAACTCCAGCATCGTGGTTTCGAATGGCCAGAGGGTTTCCCAGGGCCAGCTCATTGCCTACTCCGGCAGCACCGGCAACTCCACGGGCTGCCACGCCCACTTCGAAACCTGGCTCAACGGCGCCGCCGTCGACCCCATGGGCCTGCTCTAG